From the genome of Variovorax sp. RA8, one region includes:
- a CDS encoding tripartite tricarboxylate transporter TctB family protein: MRIHDSLIGGVLLVLALAVLWHVQSFPPAAGQDFGPALFPGLAAAGLGLCALVLTWQGLRSGQPLLRLGEGMRSPRRLAAFALVIGGMAFYILLADRLGFLLCSLLVLTLLQWACGVRPPVAFGVAVLATLVIHTCFYKLLKVPLPWGVLQPVAW; the protein is encoded by the coding sequence ATGCGTATCCACGACAGCCTGATCGGCGGCGTCCTGCTGGTCCTGGCGCTCGCGGTGCTTTGGCACGTCCAGAGCTTTCCGCCGGCGGCGGGCCAGGACTTCGGGCCGGCGCTCTTCCCCGGCCTCGCCGCAGCCGGCCTTGGGTTGTGCGCGCTGGTGCTGACCTGGCAAGGCCTTCGCAGCGGGCAGCCCCTGCTCAGGCTCGGTGAAGGCATGCGCTCGCCGCGGCGACTGGCCGCCTTCGCGCTCGTCATTGGCGGCATGGCGTTCTACATCCTGCTGGCCGACCGGCTCGGCTTCCTGCTGTGCAGCCTGCTGGTGCTGACGCTGCTGCAATGGGCCTGCGGCGTGCGGCCGCCGGTCGCGTTCGGGGTGGCGGTGCTGGCCACGCTGGTGATCCACACCTGCTTCTACAAGCTGCTCAAGGTGCCGCTGCCCTGGGGCGTGCTGCAGCCTGTCGCCTGGTGA